TAGACACTTTTAATGACAGTAGGATCAAGTACTATTCTTCATCTGTAAATACTTCTCTTGGTGAAGCTAGGAATGAGGCGGTAAAGGCTTGCATAGGAGAATGGATTACTTTTCTAGATGTTGATGATCTTTGGTTTGAGAAAAAATTGGAGATTCAGCATACACTGATCGGTTCATTAAATGATGATTATTGCCTGATCTACTCTGGCGTAGAAGAAGTTGATTCACAACTTAACCATATAAGATTTGATTTGCCAAAAAAACATGGTGATGTATCTACATCTACTCTCTTAAATGAATTTGATATTAATATGGTTACACCTGCTATACGAAGAACTTTTCTCATCGAAAATAATATTAACTTTAATACTAGAATTAAGGCATCTGAAGAATACAATCTTTTTTTAAGATTATCTTTATTAGGCAAGGTTTTTGCTACGGACGATATTCTGGGTAAATACCGCTCTTACGAAGAAAGTTTGACTAATAAACATATTGAACAGTGGTATTATGAACGAATGATAACTATTCTTGATATGTTTGAATTATCCCCTGGTGACTTTATAGAGAATCCTTCCTATTATATCAAAGCAATTGAAAGGGGTATATACTACAAAGCAAGATATATGGCTTCATGCAATAAAACTCGTGAATTAAAAGCCTTGATGAAATTTTTGAGATACAGATCCAAAAGCTACTTTTTTCTGTACTTGATTTCTCATAACTTATCGTTCTGGAATTTAATACACAATAGGAAGATTAAGTCCATATTAACAAATATAATAATGAGATAGACATGTTTATTTCTCCGTTAAAGATTTATTTTTCGTTTTGGATCTTTCCTCTTGCAATAATTCAGATTCTTGATTTTGAATTGTTTGTGAAGCCATCTGTTGACCTATACGTGCTTGTTGTTGGTTCTACCTTACTTTTTTTCTTTATGACAATTCTATTTCAGTTTCTCATAAAGGCTAAATCAAGCCCAAGTTTTACATTGTCTAACAATATAAATTATCCCGTTTTTTTCAAAGCTACTATAGGCCTGTTTTTACTCTGGAGTTTTGTTTATATTGTTAATGTTGTTGGTTCTGGTGGGCTTCCTATTTATTGGATTATAGTATCTGATGGAAGAACTTATGTCGATTTCGGGCTACCGACACTGGGTGGGCTAAGTAACCTACTACGCGCTTTTACATTGACTTGTTTTTTCATAATTTACAAGTTTGGTCCCAAGCGTTCAAAAAAAATCAGTTTATATATATCAATTTTTCTATTGGTAACTGCCTTTATCTTCGAAACTGGAAGAGGGAACGGTGTTGTTTTGCTTCTTCATCCAGTAGCGATATATTTTTTGACTCGGAAGTTTACCATTGGTCAACTTGCACTTTTATTCTTAGTGTTCATCGCTTTTCTTGTTTTTACTGGCTCTATACAAGTCTTACGCTATGAGAATGGTATTGATATGCTATTTAGTTATTTAAAATCGCAAGGAATAGATATCGGTGATAATTTGCCTTTGGCGCTTTTTATGCCAAGTGTGTTATATATTGTATTGCCAATTGTTAATACAGGCCTAAATCTAGAATATGCAACATTCTTTGACCTTAATCCTTATTACTCGATGCAAGGTCTGGTTCCCACTATTATACGTGATTTTCTTTTTGTTGAGAAAGATTATGGAGTATTAGTAAATGCTGCAAATAATGTCACTTCTTATTTTACACCATTAGTTAGAGATTTTGGTTTATATGGAGGGTTGATGTTTAGTTCTTTACTCTTGTCCTATACTTCTTATGTTTATAGGAAAGCTAGAACAGGCTGTTTATTAAATATATTACTTCTGCCTCCAGTATTTATGAGTGTAACGCTTTCTTTTTTTAGTTTGTTCTACACTTCGCTAGTAGTGGTGTTGTATCCAATTTTGGCTCTTTTTACTTACAATCTCATAAAGATCAGGTAGCTTATGTTTAATGATAAAGTTTTACTTATTACTGGCGGAACGGGTTCTTTCGGAAACGCAGTGCTAGATCGTTTTCTAAATACTGAGATTAAAGAAATTCGAATCTTTTCGCGTGATGAGAAAAAACAAGATGACATGCGTAAAAAGTACAACTCACCTAAGTTGAAGTTCTACATTGGTGATGTTCGAGATTATAACTCTATTTTGTCTGCCACTCGTGGTGTTGACTTTGTCTACCATGCAGCAGCGTTAAAACAGGTTCCTTCCTGTGAGTTCCATCCAATGGAAGCTGTAAAAACGAACGTTCTTGGCACAGAAAACGTGCTCGAAGCTTGTATTTCAAATGAAGTGTCTCGAGTTGTTTGTTTGAGTACAGATAAAGCGGTTTACCCAATCAATGCAATGGGTATTTCTAAAGCAAT
The sequence above is drawn from the Vibrio sinaloensis genome and encodes:
- a CDS encoding O-antigen polymerase; translated protein: MFISPLKIYFSFWIFPLAIIQILDFELFVKPSVDLYVLVVGSTLLFFFMTILFQFLIKAKSSPSFTLSNNINYPVFFKATIGLFLLWSFVYIVNVVGSGGLPIYWIIVSDGRTYVDFGLPTLGGLSNLLRAFTLTCFFIIYKFGPKRSKKISLYISIFLLVTAFIFETGRGNGVVLLLHPVAIYFLTRKFTIGQLALLFLVFIAFLVFTGSIQVLRYENGIDMLFSYLKSQGIDIGDNLPLALFMPSVLYIVLPIVNTGLNLEYATFFDLNPYYSMQGLVPTIIRDFLFVEKDYGVLVNAANNVTSYFTPLVRDFGLYGGLMFSSLLLSYTSYVYRKARTGCLLNILLLPPVFMSVTLSFFSLFYTSLVVVLYPILALFTYNLIKIR
- a CDS encoding glycosyltransferase family 2 protein; translated protein: MKPPFFSVVINCYNGEEFLSEALASVLNQSFDDFEIVFWDNCSTDNSKYILDTFNDSRIKYYSSSVNTSLGEARNEAVKACIGEWITFLDVDDLWFEKKLEIQHTLIGSLNDDYCLIYSGVEEVDSQLNHIRFDLPKKHGDVSTSTLLNEFDINMVTPAIRRTFLIENNINFNTRIKASEEYNLFLRLSLLGKVFATDDILGKYRSYEESLTNKHIEQWYYERMITILDMFELSPGDFIENPSYYIKAIERGIYYKARYMASCNKTRELKALMKFLRYRSKSYFFLYLISHNLSFWNLIHNRKIKSILTNIIMR